A region of Scleropages formosus chromosome 2, fSclFor1.1, whole genome shotgun sequence DNA encodes the following proteins:
- the LOC108931189 gene encoding differentially expressed in FDCP 6 homolog, producing MDLRSELLKSIWYAFTALDVEKSGKVSKSQLKVLSHNLCTVLSIPHDPVALEEHFREDDDGPVSSQGYMPYLNKYILDKVEEGAFVKENFDELCWTLTAKKNYHPEKNGKNILLPKDAFRLWCLFNFLSEDKYPLVMVSDEVEYLLKKICMAMNVELNYVELEDFISQDAVQQNGFTVWAFLDMMNTGRLTKGISRDSVSMAIEEVYREIVGDVLKEGYLWKRGQLRRNWTERWFTLRPSTLAYFASEDRKERKGSIMLDGNCCVEVLPDKDGKRCMFCLKTLSKTYEMSASDTKQRQEWTAAIQTAIRLHVEGKTSLHKDLKLKRREQREQRERRRKAKEEELQRLRALQEEKERKLAELELLKEAQRQAQALLEQDELRRRQQHEQMQQALEVQLREAEEARASMQAEMALKEAEAERQRKRIRELEEMQQRLEEALKLEIRARQDEEAFRYTQARLLAEEEEKMKALMTLQEEQEEYILKTQREKQELKQEMENKTRALEEAQRQLEEVRANRHKVDQDVVVAQRKLRQASTNVKHWNVQMNRLMHPIGPGEKRPSVGGFNASFRIPSQRDPGLRLRQNSENEEQPAEKKENVEKSESDKRLSQASNGDMDMS from the exons ATGGACCTGCGCTCGGAGCTGCTGAAGTCCATCTGGTACGCGTTCACAGCGCTGGACGTCGAGAAGAGCGGCAAGGTGTCCAAGTCGCAGCTCAAG GTGCTGTCCCACAACCTTTGCACAGTCCTGAGCATTCCTCATGACCCAGTGGCCCTTGAGGAGCACTTCAGGGAGGATGATGACGGACCCGTGTCCAGCCAGGGCTATATGCCTTACCTCAACAAGTACATCCTGGATAAG GTGGAAGAGGGGGCCTTTGTGAAAGAGAACTTTGATGAGCTGTGCTGGACCCTCACGGCCAAGAAAAACTACCATCCAGAGAAGAATGGCAAGAACATCCTGCTCCCAAAAGACGCCTTCCGCCTGTGGTGCCTTTTCAACTTCCTGTCGGAGGACAAGTACCCCCTGGTCATGGTTTCTGATGAG GTGGAGTATTTACTGAAGAAGATCTGCATGGCCATGAATGTGGAGCTCAACTATGTGGAGCTGGAGGACTTCATCTCCCAGGATGCTGTGCAGCAGAACGGGTTTACTGTCTGGGCCTTCCTGGACATGATGAACACCGGGAGGCTCACGAAAGGCATCAGCAGGGATTCGGTCAGCATGGCCATCGAGGAGGTGTACCGCGAAATTGTGGGCGATGTCCTGAAAGAG GGCTACCTGTGGAAGAGAGGACAGCTGCGCAGGAACTGGACGGAGCGCTGGTTCACCCTGAGGCCCAGCACCCTAGCTTACTTCGCCAGCGAAGACCGCAAAGAGCGCAAGGGCAGCATCATGCTGGATGGCAACTGCTGCGTGGAG GTGCTCCCAGACAAAGACGGGAAGAGATGCATGTTCTGCTTGAAGACGCTCTCCAAGACGTACGAGATGAGCGCCTCGGACACCAAGCAGCGGCAGGAGTGGACGGCAG ctATCCAGACAGCCATCCGGCTGCACGTGGAGGGTAAGACCTCCCTGCACAAGGACCTGAAGCTGAAGCGGAGGGAGCAGCGAGAGCAGCGGGAGCGACGGCGCAAGGCTAAGGAGGAGGAGTTGCAGCGGCTGCGCGccctgcaggaggagaaggagcgcaAGCTGGCGGAGCTGGAGCTCCTGAAGGAGGCGCAGCGGCAGGCCCAGGCGTTGCTGGAGCAGGACGAGCTGCGGCGGCGACAGCAGCACGAGCAGATGCAGCAGGCCCTGGAGGTGCAGCTGCGGGAGGCTGAGGAG GCTCGGGCCAGCATGCAGGCGGAGATGGCCCTGAAGGAGGCGGAGGCCGAGCGGCAGAGGAAGCGCATCCGCGAGCTGGAGGAGATGCAGCAGCGCCTGGAGGAGGCCCTCAAACTGGAGATCAGGGCCCGGCAAGACGAAGAGGCCTTCCGATACACTCAGGCCAG GTTGctggcggaggaggaggagaagatgaaggcTCTGATGACACTgcaagaggagcaggaggagtacATTCTGAAGACCCAGCGTGAGAAGCAGGAGCTTAAGCAGGAGATGGAGAACAAGACTCGAGCCCTTGAGGAGGCCCagaggcagctggaggaggtcCGTGCCAACCGGCACAAGGTGGACCAGGATGTGGTG GTGGCCCAGAGGAAGCTCCGCCAGGCCAGCACCAATGTGAAGCACTGGAACGTGCAGATGAACCGGCTGATGCACCCTATCGGGCCTGGAG AGAAGAGACCCTCTGTGGGGGGTTTCAACGCCAGCTTCCGCATCCCGTCCCAGCGAGACCCCGGGCTGCGTCTGCGCCAGAACTCCGAGAACGAGGAGCAGCCGGCGGAGAAGAAGGAGAACGTGGAGAAGAGTGAGAGTGACAAGCGCCTCTCGCAGGCCTCCAACGGGGACATGGATATGTCCTGA
- the tmem9 gene encoding proton-transporting V-type ATPase complex assembly regulator TMEM9 isoform X2, with protein MAMSGVVRSLGWASALLPTLLLCDVISCAQASKSFEDVRCKCICPPYRNISGHIYNRNVSQKDCNCLHVVEPMPVPGHDVEAYCLLCECKFEERSSNTIKVTIIIYLSVVGSLLLYMLFLLLVDPFIRKQEPYTQPLQNEEDSEDVRCQAGGLPGRGSTVLERVEGAQQRWKRQVQEQRRTVFDRHKMLS; from the exons atggcgatgTCCGGTGTGGTCCGAAGCCTCGGGTGGGCCTCGGCGCTGCTGCCGACTCTCCTGCTCTGTGATGTCATTTCCTGTGCACAGGCCAGcaag AGTTTTGAGGATGTACGCTGCAAGTGCATCTGCCCCCCGTACAGGAACATCAGCGGACACATCTACAACAGGAACGTGTCCCAGAAGGACTG taactgcttgcACGTGGTGGAGCCCATGCCCGTTCCTGGACACGACGTGGAGGCCTACTGCCTGCTCTGCGAGTGCAAGTTTGAGGAGCGCAGCAGCAACACCATTAAG GTGACCATCATCATCTATTTGTCGGTGGTCGGCTCCCTGCTGCTCTACATGCTATTCCTGCTGCTGGTCGACCCGTTCATCCGCAAGCAGGAGCCCTACACACAACCGTTACAGAATGAGGAGGACAGTGAG GATGTGCGCTGTCAGGCCGGGGGTCTCCCGGGTCGGGGCAGCACGGTGCTGGAGCGGGTGGAGGGAGCGCAGCAGCGCTGGAAGAGGCAGGTTCAGGAACAGCGCAGAACCGTCTTCGACCGCCACAAGATGCTCAGCTAA
- the tmem9 gene encoding proton-transporting V-type ATPase complex assembly regulator TMEM9 isoform X1, with translation MIAGFCVVAMAMSGVVRSLGWASALLPTLLLCDVISCAQASKSFEDVRCKCICPPYRNISGHIYNRNVSQKDCNCLHVVEPMPVPGHDVEAYCLLCECKFEERSSNTIKVTIIIYLSVVGSLLLYMLFLLLVDPFIRKQEPYTQPLQNEEDSEDVRCQAGGLPGRGSTVLERVEGAQQRWKRQVQEQRRTVFDRHKMLS, from the exons ATGATTGCAGGATTTTGTGT ggttgccatggcgatgTCCGGTGTGGTCCGAAGCCTCGGGTGGGCCTCGGCGCTGCTGCCGACTCTCCTGCTCTGTGATGTCATTTCCTGTGCACAGGCCAGcaag AGTTTTGAGGATGTACGCTGCAAGTGCATCTGCCCCCCGTACAGGAACATCAGCGGACACATCTACAACAGGAACGTGTCCCAGAAGGACTG taactgcttgcACGTGGTGGAGCCCATGCCCGTTCCTGGACACGACGTGGAGGCCTACTGCCTGCTCTGCGAGTGCAAGTTTGAGGAGCGCAGCAGCAACACCATTAAG GTGACCATCATCATCTATTTGTCGGTGGTCGGCTCCCTGCTGCTCTACATGCTATTCCTGCTGCTGGTCGACCCGTTCATCCGCAAGCAGGAGCCCTACACACAACCGTTACAGAATGAGGAGGACAGTGAG GATGTGCGCTGTCAGGCCGGGGGTCTCCCGGGTCGGGGCAGCACGGTGCTGGAGCGGGTGGAGGGAGCGCAGCAGCGCTGGAAGAGGCAGGTTCAGGAACAGCGCAGAACCGTCTTCGACCGCCACAAGATGCTCAGCTAA